The following proteins are encoded in a genomic region of Dioscorea cayenensis subsp. rotundata cultivar TDr96_F1 chromosome 8, TDr96_F1_v2_PseudoChromosome.rev07_lg8_w22 25.fasta, whole genome shotgun sequence:
- the LOC120266556 gene encoding ferredoxin C 1, chloroplastic, which produces MATSLATLRPFPTTFSSKPFPIPPNLHPLLRLPRRRPPRIHQISAYKVTLEHEGATRTLEVEEDETILGRVLDEGLNVPHDCKLGVCMTCPARLLSGSVDQSEGMLSDDVVERGYALLCVSYPRSDCHIRTIPEDELLDLQLATAND; this is translated from the coding sequence ATGGCGACCAGCCTCGCCACCCTCCGCCCCTTCCCCACAACCTTCTCCTCCAAACCCTTTCCAATCCCACCAAATCTCCATCCCCTTCTCCGTCTTCCCCGCCGTCGGCCGCCGCGGATCCATCAGATCTCCGCCTATAAGGTCACCTTGGAGCACGAGGGCGCGACTCGGACGTTGGAGGTGGAGGAGGACGAGACGATCCTTGGGCGTGTTCTGGACGAGGGCCTGAATGTGCCCCATGACTGCAAGCTCGGGGTTTGCATGACCTGCCCTGCTCGCTTGCTTAGCGGCTCCGTCGATCAAAGTGAGGGCATGCTCAGCGATGACGTTGTGGAGCGTGGCTATGCCCTACTCTGTGTCTCTTATCCCCGCTCAGACTGCCACATTCGCACTATCCCTGAGGATGAGCTTCTTGACCTCCAACTCGCCACCGCCAATGACTga